From the genome of Gemmatimonadales bacterium, one region includes:
- a CDS encoding ABC transporter permease encodes MKRVLSWCSRILPAWFRREFGAEIIDQLERDFDAARRRGPFATARYTMSAIGDLIGTSVAERWNPTVTAHAIVDPEREGVQHMLSEWTGDLRHAARSLRRSPGFAVVAIATLGLAIGVNAGMFSVVDAVLLRSLPYPHPDRLVYVAASAPGTEMPAEFGVSREFYLQYRERSHLLQDVALYNSFTNSLRVGDRVERVRMSWPTYTLFSTLGVKPILGRLPVADDESRVFVISYALWQSWFGGDRSVIGRSYEVGGGMRTIIGVMGPDFRFPVDGTMLWISSAPGLADVDPGHFGEGMVARMKPGVTTAALTNELNTLAQGLPQRFGGSANYARTIARHRAVVRTLRDQLVGGIETPLLVLFGAVGIVLLIACANVANLFTVRAEGRLRELAVRRAIGARRGQLIRMQMAEAVVIAIVAGGVAATLAKVSLPLFVRAAPADVPRLGDAGLGVVVVGFVVAVTFITAIACGLIPAIRGSAPDLRRLRQGGRGSTHQRPWVRDGLVVAQTALALVLLIGSGLLLRSFERLRRVNPGYDTHDTFTFQIAPDRPSLKDGPTFARFDLAFMDRLRALPGVQSVGLIENVPLDENTDETRFRSDRSAEASAELHYNFTAGDYFKTMKIKVLSGRSFTDDESLTWRGNAMVSRAAATALWPGLNPIGRRLQMGGDTTWFTVIGVVADVMQDDFRQRPNPVVYFPIVGPTDTSWAESSPGYVIRTTRAEKIAPEVRAIVHDIAPEAPMYRIYTMAGLAQRSMVDLSFTMLTLAIAAVLALILGIVGLYGVLSYVVAQRTREIGVRMALGADAAQVRRMVVAQGARVVGAGIVLGLLGAALSTQALRSLLFGVTAIDVTTFAGMSALLIGVGIVASYLPARRASAVDPIESLRGE; translated from the coding sequence GTGAAACGAGTGCTGAGCTGGTGCAGCCGGATCCTCCCCGCCTGGTTCAGGCGGGAGTTCGGTGCGGAGATCATCGACCAGCTCGAACGCGACTTCGACGCCGCCCGGCGCCGCGGGCCGTTCGCCACCGCCCGTTACACCATGTCCGCCATTGGTGACCTGATCGGAACGTCCGTTGCCGAGCGATGGAACCCGACAGTCACGGCGCACGCCATCGTCGATCCCGAGAGAGAAGGAGTGCAACACATGCTCAGCGAATGGACCGGCGACCTCCGCCATGCCGCGCGTTCTCTCCGGCGGTCGCCGGGGTTTGCGGTCGTCGCGATCGCCACGCTCGGGCTCGCCATCGGCGTCAACGCGGGGATGTTCAGCGTCGTTGACGCGGTCCTGTTGCGGTCGTTGCCGTACCCGCACCCCGATCGCCTGGTGTATGTCGCGGCCTCGGCGCCGGGAACGGAGATGCCCGCCGAATTCGGCGTCAGCCGCGAGTTCTATCTCCAGTATCGCGAACGATCCCATCTCCTCCAGGATGTCGCGCTCTACAATTCCTTCACGAACTCACTTCGCGTCGGCGACCGGGTGGAGCGCGTCCGCATGTCGTGGCCCACCTACACCTTGTTTTCCACGCTCGGCGTGAAACCGATTCTCGGCCGGCTTCCGGTCGCGGACGATGAGTCGCGGGTCTTCGTGATCTCGTACGCGCTCTGGCAGTCGTGGTTCGGCGGCGATCGGAGCGTCATCGGCCGGTCGTACGAAGTCGGCGGAGGGATGCGCACGATCATCGGCGTGATGGGCCCGGACTTCCGGTTCCCCGTCGACGGTACGATGCTGTGGATCTCAAGCGCGCCCGGACTGGCCGACGTCGACCCCGGACACTTCGGCGAGGGGATGGTCGCGCGGATGAAGCCCGGCGTCACCACCGCCGCGCTGACGAACGAACTCAACACCTTGGCGCAAGGCCTCCCGCAGCGCTTCGGCGGATCCGCCAACTACGCCCGGACCATCGCGCGGCACCGGGCAGTCGTGCGCACCTTGCGTGATCAACTTGTCGGCGGCATCGAGACGCCGCTGCTGGTCCTCTTTGGTGCCGTGGGAATCGTGCTGCTGATCGCGTGTGCCAATGTGGCGAATCTATTCACCGTGCGCGCCGAAGGGCGGCTGCGCGAGCTGGCTGTCCGTCGTGCCATCGGCGCCCGCCGTGGACAGTTGATCCGGATGCAGATGGCCGAGGCCGTGGTGATCGCGATCGTCGCGGGAGGCGTTGCAGCCACGCTTGCGAAAGTCTCGCTACCGCTCTTTGTGCGCGCGGCTCCCGCCGACGTCCCCCGGCTCGGCGATGCAGGACTCGGCGTGGTGGTGGTCGGGTTCGTCGTGGCAGTCACCTTCATCACGGCAATTGCGTGCGGACTGATCCCGGCGATTCGCGGGTCCGCGCCCGACCTGCGGCGCCTGCGCCAGGGCGGACGAGGATCGACGCATCAGCGGCCGTGGGTGCGTGACGGCCTCGTTGTGGCGCAGACGGCGCTGGCGCTCGTGCTGCTGATCGGGTCCGGGCTCCTGCTGCGGAGCTTCGAGCGGTTGCGGCGCGTCAATCCCGGATACGACACCCACGACACCTTCACCTTCCAGATCGCGCCGGACCGCCCGTCGCTTAAGGACGGTCCCACCTTCGCGCGGTTCGACCTCGCCTTCATGGATCGACTGCGCGCGCTCCCCGGCGTGCAATCGGTCGGTCTGATCGAAAACGTTCCGCTTGACGAGAACACCGACGAAACGCGATTCCGCTCCGACCGCAGCGCGGAGGCTTCGGCCGAGCTTCATTACAACTTCACCGCCGGCGACTATTTCAAGACAATGAAGATCAAGGTGCTCTCGGGGCGATCGTTCACCGACGACGAGAGCCTGACGTGGCGCGGGAATGCGATGGTGAGCCGGGCGGCCGCCACAGCGCTCTGGCCGGGGCTCAATCCGATCGGACGGCGACTGCAGATGGGCGGCGACACCACCTGGTTCACGGTGATCGGCGTGGTCGCCGACGTGATGCAGGACGATTTCCGGCAGCGGCCGAATCCGGTGGTGTACTTCCCGATCGTCGGTCCCACCGATACCAGCTGGGCGGAATCGTCGCCGGGGTACGTGATCCGGACCACGCGCGCGGAGAAGATCGCACCGGAAGTCCGCGCGATCGTCCATGACATCGCCCCCGAGGCGCCGATGTACCGCATCTATACCATGGCGGGACTCGCGCAGCGGTCGATGGTCGATCTCTCGTTCACGATGCTCACGCTGGCGATCGCCGCCGTGCTCGCGTTGATCCTCGGCATTGTCGGCCTGTACGGCGTGCTCTCCTACGTGGTGGCGCAACGCACCCGCGAGATCGGCGTGCGCATGGCGCTCGGTGCCGACGCCGCGCAGGTCAGGCGGATGGTCGTCGCGCAGGGGGCGCGCGTGGTCGGCGCCGGCATCGTCCTCGGGCTGCTCGGCGCGGCGCTCTCGACACAGGCGCTCCGCTCATTGCTGTTCGGCGTGACCGCGATCGACGTGACGACGTTTGCCGGGATGTCGGCACTCCTGATCGGCGTCGGCATCGTTGCGAGCTATCTGCCGGCGCGGCGGGCGTCAGCTGTCGATCCGATCGAGTCGCTGCGGGGGGAATGA
- a CDS encoding ABC transporter permease, producing the protein MTLAHWVALAVVLLFATGVVERCRRRGNAAVRHCLSDAMTRVAVRWLVILAVAAIVAPWLAPFRPSRQLDIVALVNQAPSWTHPFGTDSYSRDVYSRMLYGARVSLGVGVFAMVVAVIAGGTIGVVAGYFRRGIDGVLMRLVDVGLAVPRIFLVLVVTALWSGLALGPLVLLLGLTGWFATSRLVRSEVLALRDAPFVEASRAAGASPLRVMLRDVTPNAAAPMIVSAALGIGNVMLLEAALSFLGVGVQPPAASWGNLIADGRDQLMIAPWTTLIPGIAVALSVMAFNTVGDALEQALDPRRSDPSGSIG; encoded by the coding sequence ATGACGCTTGCGCACTGGGTCGCGCTCGCCGTGGTCCTGCTTTTCGCGACGGGTGTCGTCGAACGCTGCCGCCGCCGCGGGAACGCAGCGGTACGGCACTGCCTCTCGGACGCGATGACGCGGGTCGCGGTGCGTTGGCTGGTGATCCTCGCGGTCGCGGCGATCGTGGCGCCGTGGCTGGCGCCGTTTCGACCCTCGCGGCAACTCGATATTGTCGCGCTGGTCAATCAGGCGCCGTCATGGACGCATCCATTCGGTACCGATTCCTATTCGCGAGACGTGTACAGCCGGATGCTCTACGGCGCCCGGGTATCGCTTGGAGTCGGCGTCTTCGCGATGGTAGTCGCGGTGATCGCCGGCGGGACCATTGGCGTGGTGGCCGGCTACTTCCGGCGCGGCATCGACGGTGTCCTGATGCGGCTCGTCGATGTCGGGCTCGCCGTCCCGCGGATCTTTCTGGTGCTGGTCGTCACGGCGCTGTGGAGCGGCCTGGCGCTCGGGCCGCTGGTGCTGCTGCTCGGACTGACCGGCTGGTTCGCGACCTCTCGCCTGGTGCGATCCGAGGTCCTTGCCCTGCGCGACGCGCCGTTCGTGGAGGCGTCGCGCGCCGCGGGGGCGTCGCCGCTCCGGGTGATGTTGCGCGACGTCACCCCCAACGCTGCCGCGCCGATGATCGTCTCGGCAGCGCTGGGGATCGGCAACGTGATGCTGCTCGAAGCGGCCCTGTCGTTCCTTGGCGTCGGCGTGCAGCCGCCCGCCGCGAGCTGGGGCAACCTGATCGCCGACGGACGCGATCAGCTCATGATCGCACCGTGGACTACCCTCATTCCCGGAATCGCCGTGGCGTTGTCGGTCATGGCCTTCAACACGGTCGGCGATGCGCTGGAGCAGGCGCTCGACCCGCGGCGGAGTGATCCCTCCGGATCGATCGGCTAG
- a CDS encoding ABC transporter permease, with protein sequence MPHWLARRIVSAAATLLAVLTLVFTAVHLAPGTPFMPRGDRPPLDAAAVARLQARFGLDQPIPVQYGRYLAALAHGELGESFSARRPVAAMLVDAIPNTLLLAGAALAIEFILGLVLSVYQGTHAGSARDRALTQVTLLFYSMPTFWLGLVLLLVFGERLHWLPVGGIVDPAMHASFGAVGRIVDRLRHLLLPALTLGLIGAAATARFERPAVIAATRAEFVQSARAQGVRPHRILWAHVIRNALLPYITLAGLAFPVLLTGAVVVESVFAWPGMGKLAADAIATRDYPVVMAATLLATVMVVVGNLMADCCYAVADPRIRDATA encoded by the coding sequence ATGCCGCACTGGCTGGCGCGGCGGATCGTCTCGGCCGCGGCCACGCTGCTTGCCGTGCTGACGCTGGTCTTCACCGCGGTCCATCTCGCGCCGGGCACCCCGTTCATGCCGCGGGGCGATCGCCCCCCGCTCGATGCAGCGGCGGTGGCGCGCTTGCAGGCTCGCTTCGGACTCGATCAGCCGATCCCGGTGCAATACGGTCGGTATCTCGCCGCGCTGGCGCACGGTGAACTTGGCGAATCGTTCAGCGCCAGACGGCCGGTTGCGGCGATGCTCGTTGACGCCATTCCCAACACGCTGCTCCTCGCCGGCGCGGCACTGGCGATCGAATTCATCCTCGGTCTTGTCCTCAGTGTCTATCAGGGGACCCACGCCGGCTCGGCGCGCGATCGTGCGTTGACGCAGGTGACGCTCCTGTTCTATTCGATGCCGACCTTCTGGCTCGGCCTCGTCCTCCTCCTCGTCTTTGGCGAGCGGCTGCACTGGCTGCCGGTGGGCGGCATCGTCGACCCCGCGATGCACGCGTCGTTCGGCGCCGTCGGCCGAATCGTCGATCGGCTCCGGCATCTCCTCCTGCCGGCACTGACGCTCGGCCTGATCGGTGCGGCAGCGACCGCGCGCTTCGAGCGACCCGCCGTGATCGCCGCGACGCGAGCGGAGTTTGTCCAAAGTGCGCGAGCCCAGGGCGTCCGGCCTCACCGAATCCTCTGGGCCCATGTGATCCGCAATGCATTGCTTCCGTACATCACGCTCGCGGGATTGGCATTCCCGGTGCTGCTCACCGGCGCCGTTGTCGTTGAATCGGTCTTCGCGTGGCCGGGGATGGGAAAGCTTGCTGCCGACGCGATCGCGACCCGTGACTATCCGGTGGTCATGGCGGCGACACTGCTCGCCACCGTGATGGTCGTTGTCGGCAACCTCATGGCGGATTGCTGCTACGCTGTCGCCGATCCGCGAATCCGCGACGCGACCGCATGA
- a CDS encoding nuclear transport factor 2 family protein — MHLVRLSIIAIACTAVVTARPVMAQSATDSAGIHAAAMNYIEGWYSGDADRMARALHPELAKRMVMTDAKTGHSMLNQMSAMTLINNTRAGGGSATPAAAQRKDFHILDIYNGAAVARVDASTWVDFLQLARWNGEWKIVNVLWELRSAPAATR, encoded by the coding sequence ATGCACCTCGTTCGCCTTTCCATCATTGCCATCGCCTGCACTGCCGTCGTCACCGCGCGGCCGGTGATGGCCCAGAGCGCCACCGACAGCGCCGGCATCCACGCGGCCGCGATGAACTATATCGAAGGATGGTATAGCGGCGATGCCGACCGCATGGCGCGGGCGCTGCACCCCGAACTCGCCAAGCGGATGGTCATGACCGACGCGAAAACCGGCCACAGCATGCTCAATCAGATGAGCGCGATGACGCTGATCAACAACACCCGGGCGGGTGGCGGATCAGCGACCCCGGCGGCCGCACAACGGAAGGACTTCCACATCCTCGACATCTACAACGGCGCGGCGGTGGCGCGGGTCGACGCGTCGACCTGGGTGGACTTCCTGCAGCTGGCCCGGTGGAACGGAGAATGGAAGATCGTCAACGTGCTCTGGGAGCTCCGGTCCGCTCCCGCAGCGACCCGCTAG
- a CDS encoding LytTR family DNA-binding domain-containing protein: MTLRLVVADDEPLARERIRSLLAARTDCVIVAECRDGVEAALAIAQHAPDVVLLDIRMPELDGFDVLAALEAEDHLPAVIFVTAFGDHAVRAFEVGAVDYLMKPFDADRLGQAIDRAASRHLALSDVRAILAALHPDRRYPERFLVRAPGHMYFVPAGDVEWVDAASNYVRLHAGGRLHLVRDTMTALESRLPADRFVRIHRSVIVRIDRIARIEPTERGEYRLILHDGTKLTSSQTYSPRVRALLR; encoded by the coding sequence ATGACGCTCCGTCTCGTGGTGGCTGACGATGAACCGCTGGCGCGTGAGCGGATCCGGTCGCTTCTCGCCGCGCGGACCGATTGTGTCATCGTCGCTGAATGCCGGGACGGTGTGGAGGCGGCGCTGGCGATTGCGCAGCACGCCCCTGACGTGGTGCTGCTCGACATCAGGATGCCGGAACTCGACGGCTTCGACGTACTGGCGGCGCTCGAAGCAGAGGACCATCTCCCGGCGGTGATTTTCGTCACCGCGTTCGGTGATCATGCCGTGCGCGCGTTCGAGGTCGGTGCCGTGGACTACCTGATGAAACCGTTCGACGCCGACCGGCTTGGTCAGGCGATCGATCGTGCCGCGAGCCGCCACCTCGCGCTCTCCGACGTGCGCGCGATCCTCGCTGCGCTTCATCCTGATCGCCGGTATCCCGAACGATTCCTGGTGCGGGCGCCCGGACACATGTACTTCGTGCCGGCAGGCGATGTCGAATGGGTCGACGCTGCGTCGAACTATGTCCGCCTGCATGCGGGCGGCCGCCTGCACCTGGTGCGCGACACGATGACCGCCCTGGAATCCAGACTCCCGGCTGATCGTTTTGTCCGGATCCACCGGTCAGTGATCGTGCGCATCGATCGCATCGCCCGGATCGAGCCGACGGAGCGGGGAGAATATCGGCTGATCTTGCACGACGGGACGAAGCTGACCTCCAGCCAGACCTATTCTCCGAGAGTCCGCGCGCTCCTCCGGTGA
- a CDS encoding sensor histidine kinase → MNVPIGEARPVATGWRTTRVVLTVLLIWTALAGLSIVQAALTMPPGAPAMPWGRLVVLRLADWYTCALFIPAFVWLSRRVPVTATRWGGAVALLFAASAVFVVLKYLLFMPIAQWIVPGTSTSFAHLLAGNALIELIIFWAVIAVIQATEFRRRLQQQEYQHMALQAQLTERRLEALGAQLQPHFLFNALNAVATLMHRDVAAADRMIIQLGDLLRESLRRDNAWETTLDDELTLTARYLELMLARFSDRLTIVVEADAEARRGLVPRLILQPLVENALEHGIAHRRGDGSVTISATRRGDVLELTVRDDGPGAAGGPTNGTGVGLRNTRARLEQLYGASQALTLERSADGTIARVVLPWHDQPVLLPGGR, encoded by the coding sequence ATGAATGTTCCGATCGGTGAGGCGCGACCCGTCGCGACCGGCTGGCGAACCACGCGAGTGGTGCTCACCGTGCTGCTGATCTGGACCGCGCTCGCCGGCCTTTCGATCGTGCAGGCGGCGCTGACGATGCCGCCCGGTGCACCGGCGATGCCATGGGGACGCCTTGTCGTCCTGCGGCTGGCGGACTGGTACACCTGTGCGCTTTTCATCCCGGCATTCGTGTGGCTGAGCCGGCGCGTGCCGGTGACGGCGACGCGATGGGGCGGTGCAGTGGCGCTGCTCTTTGCCGCCAGCGCAGTCTTCGTGGTGCTCAAGTACCTGCTCTTCATGCCGATCGCGCAGTGGATCGTCCCGGGCACGTCGACGTCGTTCGCGCATCTCCTCGCCGGCAATGCCCTGATCGAGTTGATCATCTTCTGGGCGGTGATCGCGGTGATCCAGGCGACCGAGTTCAGGCGTCGCCTGCAGCAGCAGGAATACCAGCACATGGCGCTGCAGGCGCAGCTGACGGAGCGGCGGCTCGAAGCGCTTGGTGCGCAGCTGCAGCCGCATTTTCTCTTCAACGCGCTCAACGCCGTCGCCACGTTGATGCACCGCGACGTCGCCGCCGCCGATCGGATGATCATCCAGCTCGGCGACCTGCTGCGCGAATCGCTGCGCCGCGACAACGCCTGGGAAACCACCCTCGACGACGAGCTCACGCTGACCGCGCGTTACCTCGAGCTGATGCTGGCGCGTTTCAGCGACCGGCTCACGATCGTGGTGGAGGCCGACGCCGAGGCGCGTCGCGGCCTGGTGCCCCGGCTGATCCTGCAGCCGCTGGTGGAAAACGCGCTCGAACACGGGATCGCGCACCGGCGCGGCGACGGCTCGGTGACGATCTCGGCAACTCGGCGTGGCGACGTACTCGAACTGACGGTGCGGGATGACGGCCCGGGCGCCGCGGGCGGTCCGACCAACGGCACCGGCGTCGGTCTGCGGAATACCAGGGCACGGCTCGAACAATTGTACGGGGCATCGCAGGCATTGACGCTCGAGCGCTCGGCCGATGGCACGATCGCCCGCGTTGTCCTGCCGTGGCACGATCAGCCTGTGCTGCTCCCCGGTGGGCGATGA